ACACGTCTCCGTGAATGAATCCGGaaataaaaacttgtatacTTATCTTAAAATTGCACGGAAACGACAGTTATGTTGTAGATCACTCTTCCGTACTTACTATCTATCTATTTGTATGtcattagccgggtccacacagagcaagGCGCGTCGCGTGGCATTTTCCGCGGGAAACGTGCTACGTAGTAGTGCCCCGGCCGAGGCAGTGCCTGCGTTTTGCTCAACCGAGAAACTTTCCTCCGCCAAGACACGTCTACATTGGACGATGCCGCacgagcacattgcctcgcggCCTGCCTCGTACCGTGTGGACCCAGCTATTAACTATTGCATGCCCGTCTTATGCATGAAGGTTCAATAAGATATAGgcacaaaaaataacaaagagcACATACTTATCAAACTTATCACCTGTTATCCGACTTCATTTGCCTATCAAAAATGTCGCAAATAAATTGATTTGACAACCTGATTAATTTGGTCTGTGTGAGATATAAAGAAGTTATTATGTTGACTGATTGATTGATAAGTACGTATGAGTGGTATATGGCTTAAACTATTCGGATAAATATTTTTATCGGAACGTTTTTATTGCGATAATCTTACAGGAATGAACGCGGAAAAGGTTATCAGGATATTAAGAAGGTAATCGCTGCTTACCTCAATTGCGATTGTTtatattagaaaaaaatatgtttaacaaGTAGAAGTGTTTGCATTATAATTGAAATTACCGCCTTGGCCCTTGTGTGAGACTTGAACCATATACTATGCCATTGACCTCTAGGTATGTTGGAAAAATTTGCTGATTATGGATGAGGTATCTCAGATAGCAGAGCGCTGGAGTGTCCAACCAGAGACCTCGAGTTAAAGTCtcacccttagtgcgttttcacattatccgatccgatatcggatgtcggaaggatttcaatagaaaaaatccaagatggcgcctgtactgtgtgggatatcggtccaacatccgatatcggatcggataatgtgaaaacctgaaaacgcacttagactgATATAATCGTGTTACCAAGTGCTTatatactaacccccttattcataaacgttcactaaagttatcaagccgataaagttcgtttgtctctttctctcacACCAATAtgtcgaaaagggacaaacgaactttatcggcttgataactttagagaacgtttatgaataaggaggttaGAATTAGAGACGAAACGCCATGAAAAGTGAAAACATACATATTTCTGTATGATaatcatctttttttttattttatacaataaCACAAAACTTTATAACATTGCTACTTTCAGCGTCATTTTGTTTAAATGTTCGTTTTGCCCAGGTGCTGGGAAATCACGAGTTCGACCATGGACCCGAAGGTCTGCTCCCATACCTGGAGCGTCTGAACGCTCCTATGTTGGGAGCGAATGTGAATACGACCTTCGAGCCTGAGCTGACGCCCTACGTGCACAACCATGTCGTGTTGGAGCGCAAAGGGCGAAGGATCGGCATCATTGGAGTGCTGTTGAGAACGGTTCGTATCTATCTAGtattgctattatttatattcatattggTTTATTGCAGTCATGTACATGCATTATGTCTAGGACTTATGACTATGTTACATGGACCCGGGTAGGGTAAAGCATTTTAGTACATACTTATAACTAACACTATCTACTCGTAGTACAAATACATTTTGCTAACATgacataaattattatattattctaTCAGTTCAATATTCAGTCATAGTAAAATTTATGTCAAACTTAAGTTTTAAtcagtattataataatataaattatttaagtaTACGTAGGTACAATAAATTTAGGTAATATCATAGATTGGCGTCGTTAAGAAATTCGTTCACGGTGTAGTAGCACTTATCAATTAGCAGCTTCTTTTAAAGGTAAGTAGTTGGATTTGTTtctagtttaatttttttgggaattttgttaaaaatatctataaaaCGGGAATGAGGGCTGTTTCTATGCATGCGCGCGACTGTGGTATTGCTAGTCGGTTTTCGTGCCGCGTTTTCATGGTACGGTTTCACCTTATCCGTCTGGGTAACCACTAGTTTAACCATGGAACAGAGGGTGGGTTGAGCGAAAGTAGTAATGCTCTGTACCCTGCCTATGACTGGAGGACCTGGAACTACGAGTTACTCGCTGTCACTAGCCTGTATGTCATTTAGGAGAACATGAGTTTATGCTCTCGGGATAGCTAATAGAGTTTGTCGATGGAAGCGGAGTTCATGATAGTGATAAGGCGCACTTTTATTGAAATCAGACATACTTAGTATGGAAGGGGTAGGTGACGATATATACTCATACACATTACCCATCAGAATCTTTGTGCATCGGGCTCGAAGGGCTAATGCCCAgaccacagaactagatttggatagaagaaacaagttcatctattataggggccgagcgtgtcagattttgtattGAAGTTGTTATTTgcttgtgattttaaatatgtcacaGGCCCTTGACTATTCATactttttgtgttgttgcagttaaatatcacgtaacgaggcatttttaatgtttttcttgacttcaacttacaaaaatttacgcccgaaagctgcaagctgcgattaaagacggacaactcattGGGTTTTACTGAGttaatttgacacgctaagtagatacgcttgcttgatctatggtatatatgacatctatgGCCCAGACCGTATCAACCTCGTAATGATTCAGTGCtttttgtgttatttatttatttattttatttttatgaataggTACAATAACATAATGCAGGCAAACAACATTGTAAATTATTCCTTACATTAGCAACTTACATATTACTTACATTACGATTACAATTGTACACagcattataataaaaaaacattttagcgCTAAATACATTTTTCACAAATGAAAAGGTCGACAATAGTTgagtttaaaacaaaaaatacaatCAAATGTTAATCACTTACTTGTAAATTTCGggataataaaacatttttgaacTTAGTCAAAGAACTATTCAAAATATCAATGTCCATATCTAAGTCATTGTACAAACGACACATTCTAAGGATAGGCGCATTGttagatatattattattagctaCCATGGGCAAGGTAAACATTTCTTATGCATTTAGTCTCTGACAATATTGAGACATTACACTTGATTTCAGTTCTCAGCGCCAATCGGCGGCGTAATAATGGAAGACGAGGTGGAAGCCGTGAACCGCGAGGCGGCCATCTTGGAGGAGCAAGGCGTTGACATCATCATCGTGCTGTCTCACTGTGGATACACTTCCGATTTGTAAGTAGATTAGTGGTATTGGACGAGCTGCGTCGCTACAGAGTGCAGGGAGGAGGGAGTTAGGGAGGATGTTCGAAAGGAAGGGAGGAAAGATAATGGAAAACGAGGTGCAAGCCGTTAACTGAGAAGCGGCCATCTTGGAGGAGCAAGGCGTTGACATCATCATCGTGCTGTCTCACTGTGGATACACTTCCGATTTGTAAGTAGATTAGTGGTATTGGACGAGCTGCGTCGCTACAGAGTGCAGGGAGGAGGGAGTTAGGGAGGATGTTCGAAAGGAAGGGAGGAAAGATAATGGAAAACGAGGTGCAAGCCGTTAACTGAGAAGCGGCCATCTTGGAGGAGCAAGGCGTTGACATCATCATCGTGCTGTCTCACTGTGGATACACTTCCGATTTGTAAGTAAATTAGTGGTATTGGAGGAGCTGCGTCGCTACAGAGTGCAGGCAGGAGGGAGTTAGGGAGGATGTTCGAAAGGAAGGGAGGAAAGGTAATGGAAAACGAGGTGCAAGCCGTTAATCGTGAAGCGGCCAACTTGGAGGAGCAAGGTCTTGACATCATTATCGTGCTGTCTCAATGTTGCCACACTTCTGATTTGTAAGTAGATAGTGAATAACGTACAGTTACTATCACTAGCAGCACATAATACTAGTAATCCCGATGGTTGACATCTTGAGTAGGCCACTAATTAATGCACAACGCCACACACATTCTGCtctcttagggccagttgcatcgacCACATTTGGcagacatcatcgtcacgcagcagacgtctatggaacttcccatacaatacaatttaacgaacgctttaacggtgacagacggtttgatgcaaccggccctaagtttAAATTCGTTCACAGTGGAGTTAATGACGTCACGGTACTGACTGTATTGATTCGAATTTTGATTTCCAGGCGAATGGCGGCGGAGATATCGTCTTCCGTGGATATCATAGTGGGCGCGCACTCGCACACGTTGCTCTACAACGGAGATTCCCCGAATGGTGACTCTGTGGGTGGGGACTACCCCACACCTGTGGTTAGGAGTGATGGACACCGGGTGAGGACTATGTGATGATTTCCAGGCGAATGGCGGCGGAGATATCGTCTTCCGTGGACATCATAGTGGGCGCGCACTCGCACACGTTGCTCTACAACGGAGATTCCCCGAATGGTGACTCTGTGGGTGGGGACTACCCCACACCTGTGGTTAGGAGTGATGGACACCGGGTGAGGACTATGTGATGATTTCCAGGCGAATGGCGGCGGAGATATCATCCGTCGACATCATAGTGGGCGCTCACTCGCACACGTTGCTGTACAATGGGGATTCCCCGAATGGTGACTCTGTGGGTGGGGACTACCCCACACCTGTGGTTAGGAGTGATGGACATCGGGTGAGAACTATGAGGATTTTTTTACGGTGCATATTTCTTTATAATGAAATTTATCTTTAGCTGTAAGTGCGTAGAACAGTTCCAAGCAGATATTAAAATAAACCCTTTAAGTTAAAACTCACGGAGTTTGTTatacctgggtgcgtagccgaatggcacaaacgctcacgaaacgaaacgctagtagatatctatctctatcgctcttgcatattggcgcgacagagcccgactaactggcgcgtttcgttttcgtttggcgtcggagaaatgccattcggctacggggccagatgtgTTATTTATGACGAAATATCAGATTGGTcgaacattttaatttaatttaaacttaattGAATAAAAACTGTGTTAATTGACTATGAACCGCAGAACCGCCTGCTCCCAATTTCTACATCTACTTGGGCATTCTAGCGCTtcgaacatacatacaatcaaatAGGAACTTATATtaattattgataattttaataaagCATTGTCTCGGTAGATCCTGGTGGTCCAAGCGTCGTGCTACACGCGGTACCTGGGTAACATCAAGCTGTTCATCGACGATGCCGGCATCATCCAAGGCTGGGAGGGGCTGCCTATCTTCCTGGGAACGTCTATCGTGCAAGGTACTTAAAGAAGCAAATATTAACGTATTTTGTTTTTGATGCCTACTAAAGTTAAGAAAAATGTTCTTTACTCATGTTTGTGGTTTTATCATGGTCAGACGCCAGGCCACAAATATTTTCAAGCCATTTCTCCGAGCGGTTCAACCGCTTTGACTTCGGTGGCAACATTTTTAAgtaaatgactgaaattttatCAATTACGTAGAAGGCGGATATATACCAGAAACGAAGAAAACTCATGCTAATAATGCTGCCACCGAAGTCTAAAGTGATTGGTCGCTCGGGAAAATGCCCTTCAGCATCTTATGACCCTGACGACGATGCTTCGTAGAGAGAAGAGGCAGTTATTGTAACGTTGCGGTTTAGCAATGTAATAGCATTTCTTAGCATGAATTTGCGCAAAGAGACGCCAGCTACTACTACTTATATAATATCTCAGTTCTATCTTTGCAGACCCTCAAATGATGGCGGAACTAGAGCCATGGCGAGCTGAAGTGGACGCCGTGGGTAAAGAAGTGTTAGGTCGCTTGCTGACTCCCCTCAGCCGATCTTGCTACTCTCGGGAGTGCAACATCGGCAGCTGGGCCTGCGACGGTTTCCTCCAGCAGGTGAGAAAGACATGTCATATCCCAGTCGCTAACACACCAAATCGCTTGATAAACTCAGGAGATTGATCACAAACACTGCACGCTTGGCTCGCTTGGTTCGTGTTCTCGTACAGCGCTGTTCCTGACATTATGATGCCCATATGCCACGTCTTCACGAAAATTTATCTTGTCTCCGGCGCTATCAAATGGTATGGGCTTGTGATGGTCTGATCTTACCTAGGTAATGGTGCTTGCACAAATATGCGAATAACTGGCTCTTCCAACTACATACCTAATTATATGgtatttttgaaatgtttaataattgtaaatataatGTATTACAGTTAATGGAGCGCGCTCCGTCCGGGTCGTGGGCCGAAGCGCATGTCTGTTTGATCAACGCTGGCGGTCTGCGGGCCGCCATTGATCGTGGCGGTAAGTATACatagaatataatagtacaatcGTACAGAAAATAAGCTTTATACCAATCCGAAGTTTGACAGCGATTCAAGGAATCGTGTTCTCTCTTTCTAAGTAAAGCGTGCCAAGCGTGGCGCTATCCCTTTCGACTTTAGGGTAGTCAAAACAGAAATAAGTAGGATCTTATTTGTGGTGCTGTTCGCAAAGGGACCTCAAGGTGTTTCTTGATAGATAGTTATTAACAAAGCAATGCGAGTCGATCGGAACCAAGTTCGCTTAAGAAAACAAATGTACCTCAGTGTactagtttctaatgggtcggcaacgcgcatgtgacaacccttgagttgcaggcgtccataggttagggtgaccgctttccatcaggcggacagtatacctgtttgccaccgacgtggtataaaaaaattggttgtctgtaaagtcggtttacggacggtagtttaacgtgataacgtcaaacattacagtagtatagacaggggcggtcagagtatagcaaacgGGGCCcgttctgggacttttttcacgattttttatttatttattaaaaatacacaaaagttaacagtatttcaccaaagcacttatgtggtaatataattatgtacatgttaaattgacataaataaaagcaaacacacttaaaagttaaactatggttattacattacttaatcacctaaggagtgtagagtctatgaaccttaagagttttctgtaaaacacaccaacactatcagcaaatatgtcaatatcgtctgtctccaacatgatgcggttaagagcagctcgggctcgagcggtgcgccggccgccgcgaacaggcgccgccgccgccgcgccggcaccgcgcccggcatgccaaccaccacattcgctcttggcacttgcagccccattctctcaagcacggatgcgtcatctactctatggtgaaacagttggcggtaatgcataatatgcagcagtttccgtctggtttctagagtttgaagaccaaccattcctgggtggctagccgaatggcacaatcgctcacgaaacgctcacgaaacgaagcgctagtagatatctatctctatcgcgcttgcgtattggcgcgacagagccagcggcgtatcgctttcgtttggcgtcggagaaatgccattcggctacggggcctgttacgaatagagatggatacatatatgggtaatacccgtacagtcgtttgtaaatgtgcctacataacttcctctgcactctttctagtgaTTTGCCAATAACTTTTGGTAATACTGGTGTGAGTAGATAGATAAAAAGCCTTTAACACAATTATCAGAAGTGAATACTTACAATCTTTCCTCAAAGCTCTTCGCTCCATCCATTTACCGCAATGATGGCAATGTTTGCCAAAGCAGAGATTTGGCTATGAAAAAACAtacgtatatatattataatccttaaaaaatatatgttttactataatagaaagtaatattgcaaatacttacaatttttggcattgtatgaccatttcaattttcaaataaaaccttaGACCTATATATAGGGACCCGACATGTTGTTCTatgccatagatttatatatattaagctagattgagttgttaagccaaaaacttttactagtctgacaagaacgcctttctgcgccggtgataaagttcaatttagtatggcaaaaaagtgtgagctcagtccctattgtaccatgtttagcggcccaaatgtcattgtcagtgagttccaaagacaggggacagcggaatcacattttttgccatactaaattgaaccttattactgagacaaaaaggtgaccgttttcgctattctgaactatcgaaaacggtccacatgagagggcattgtttgggctggtgtccctctcgcacgtgtggccagtgttaatgagccataatagtagtatttatatatattacctgactttataacttcttatattattttagtgttatattcaaactagggtttcgatatatttcaaagaattggaaaataattacaatgtaattattttgatgccaataaatcaaagatttgtataattaaaaacgacgttcactgaataatgttgacattgtcagtaagtgcgagagggacaccagcccaaacaatgacctctcatgtggacacactttttgacctaactacacaatctagtttaataattctaaatctatgatgagttcagacgggatatgttctgtaaaaagtcgtataaattaaaataattaattttgtcgagaacaacacacgggcgcgccatctgtcccagctgtggtgctttactcaggccacacgctataaccataccgagcgcatcgatcagccgcttagttccaacgcgcgccaatagatggcgcaaaagctatattgcgaaacgggacaatgacgtcatctttttcgtgcatgctgcccgtagtaacgagttattagacgttatcacgtcaaaaaagtgttcatcacacaaaaaaatgcccttTCCGTGGTTCGAACTCAGGACCATAGTTTCACATACAGAGTTACTAGTTACCCACTGACCTGTAGCCCGTTTCTCGataggtacaagccttgtattacaagtgtgtttccatgacaacccatatgatttgacagttcgcgcacttgtaatacaaggcttgtacatacctttcgagaaacgggccccagaccacttaatttttaacaagcagaaacgtctgctaacgattctaaacatttttatattaaaggaaaaaacaagacgtaatagtctgtcggtagatggcgttagacgtcaccccaagacgtgtgtacataaggaaaggcatggaaagatttgcgatgtccggcgtggcttccgtagctcaattggttaagagcattgcacggattgcaaaaagggtgcgggttcaagtcccgccggaagcgtaaatttttccaaaaATGCCCAGACCACTTGTCAAGTAGAtcgaaaacatttttatttacgaGTATATATCTCGTTTACAGAGGTGACGACAGAGGGCCTTCTGATGGCGATACCGTTCGAGAACTACGTCCAGGTGTATGATCTGAAGGGAGAGTATCTGCTGGAAGCGCTGGAATTCTCCGTGGGTGTCTTCATGGAGCCTGGGAACTTCTATAGTGGACGTATGCTGCAAATCGGAGGTGGGTTGTAAATTATAagctaaataagtaaatatgcCATTTGAAAGTCTTAAGTGTCCCGCCTAAAAAGAAAGTATCTGCTGGAAACGCTGGAATTCTCTGTAATTGAAGCCTGGGAACTTCTAGTTGGACGCATGCTGCAATGAAGAACCTTTTTTTGTCTATTGAGAATATCTAACATGTGTACGAGAGTTCTCTGTTGGAAAATATGACAATAGGACTAGTAGACTATAACAGCCGTTGTTGATAATGAGTGTACCTGAAACTATGTCGTCACTAGGCTtgtgtactaatagtacaaaatacacgattccctgcactgtactagatcgaactactcccaaatttTTCctctctctagtacatttagtacactcacacacgcgcaacagaatgggaacGAAAGAAGCGAAGAGCtgagaagtgacaatgacagcaaagcgatccgtgtgacccgaccgcaaccgaactagaaccgactgactcggaccgagagcgcgcgagaACGGCCAATTAGCTCTCGGCTACTAccagcgagcgttactgtacgccattgcacaatttgtctctcgctctctcggtgtacagtagtactaaatgtcctaaaagaacgaactagtacacttagGAGATCATACTAGTTGGGAGcaatcttttcagtgaacgagcacaACTCTAGTCGTCACCAGCTCAACGCTAGCATAGTGCAGCTCTCATATAAAATTGTCATATACCATATCAAACCCCTAACATCATTTCCAGGTCTCCGTGTGGTCTACAACGCGTCAGCCCCCGTCAACTCGCGGGTGGTGTCAGCCTCAGTGCGCTGTACCGACTGTTCGGTGCCGCGGTACCTCCCGCTAGACCC
Above is a window of Leguminivora glycinivorella isolate SPB_JAAS2020 chromosome 19, LegGlyc_1.1, whole genome shotgun sequence DNA encoding:
- the LOC125236399 gene encoding apyrase-like — translated: MNLVVWACLLAAVAAQEGLYELNIIHFNDFHAHFEEISPSGTICSPTDTCIGGYARLYTAIRLAREAEPDSLVLNGGDTFQGTIWYNFLRWNVSQHFMNLLPHDAHVLGNHEFDHGPEGLLPYLERLNAPMLGANVNTTFEPELTPYVHNHVVLERKGRRIGIIGVLLRTFSAPIGGVIMEDEVEAVNREAAILEEQGVDIIIVLSHCGYTSDLRMAAEISSSVDIIVGAHSHTLLYNGDSPNGDSVGGDYPTPVVRSDGHRILVVQASCYTRYLGNIKLFIDDAGIIQGWEGLPIFLGTSIVQDPQMMAELEPWRAEVDAVGKEVLGRLLTPLSRSCYSRECNIGSWACDGFLQQLMERAPSGSWAEAHVCLINAGGLRAAIDRGEVTTEGLLMAIPFENYVQVYDLKGEYLLEALEFSVGVFMEPGNFYSGRMLQIGGLRVVYNASAPVNSRVVSASVRCTDCSVPRYLPLDPSATYRVVTQNYIGDGGSGYTMLSSNRENLENLQLDYVMLQQYLRHQGAVLRDLDGRIEIVF